A stretch of the Oncorhynchus mykiss isolate Arlee unplaced genomic scaffold, USDA_OmykA_1.1 un_scaffold_195, whole genome shotgun sequence genome encodes the following:
- the LOC110518659 gene encoding uncharacterized protein LOC110518659 encodes MNYWTKERRRNGSAGCRQKSTRRTSSPCCSPKRSQTSLQSLPATREAPLMEEPLKALFGVTEESLLISLVEGHSNHTSSELSCAIVGEVVHQLNSGLSVAIEASPGSCPPIDSQDIAAGKEVIRVASVQILAELQSQTSEPEWLGFIEPFMDPVTDDVLDAIVGTMDKMAQDFNILLDLAKKMTILGSKFLTNLQCDLDVECPSGKEGTTHFLKETGSSTSVVARKIQTLSSPDFQSKALKAVSTILTRKVSSSSGMAPSSRPSSAAPSLTEAPLNTSCTALTSVTSTATVIVKAFVGGMETIASFEGTCEAVDWPVPVNDHKTGSSQMITFSLTHTLYGRIRAKLRDLLTLSTREEGVAKDASLRESSDTLEKATVSTVEVQLPSTELSRVPRESQPIPALCLSNLDTSTQEVLSSVFSIYKSVIKSGE; translated from the exons atgaactactggactaaggagaggaggaggaatggcagtgcaggatgccgccaaaaatccactcgcagaacctcatcaccatgctgttcgcctaagag GTCCCAGACCTCATTGCAGAGCTTGCCTGCAACTAGAGAGGCTCCCCTCATGGAGGAGCCTCTGAAGGCTCTTTTTGGGGTAACGGAAGAGAGCCTTCTGATATCCCTGGTTGAGGGTCACTCCAACCACACCTCCTCCGAGTTGAGCTGTGCTATCGTGGGGGAGGTGGTACACCAGCTTAACTCTGGCCTCTCAGTGGCCATTGAGGCCAGCCCGGGGAGTTGCCCCCCTATTGACAGTCAGGACATAGCAGCAGGCAAGGAGGTCATTCGGGTAGCCTCGGTGCAGATCCTGGCCGAGCTACAGAGCCAAACGTCTGAGCCAGAGTGGTTAGGGTTTATCGAGCCCTTCATGGACCCTGTGACCGATGATGTGCTGGATGCCATTGTCGGCACAATGGACAAAATGGCACAGGACTTCAACATCCTATTGGATCTGGCCAAGAAGATGACAATCTTGGGGTCTAAATTTCTGACCAATCTTCAATGTGACCTTGATGTTGAGTGTCCATCTGGGAAGGAAGGGACCACACACTTTCTCAAAGAGACTGGGTCCTCTACCAGTGTGGTGGCCAGAAAGATTCAGACCCTCTCTAGCCCCGACTTTCAGTCTAAAGCCCTGAAGGCGGTGAGCACCATCCTTACAAGGAAAGTCAGCAGCTCTTCTGGCATGGCTCCTTCCTCTAGGCCTTCTAGTGCTGCTCCTAGCCTTACTGAAGCCCCCCTGAATACCAGCTGcacagccctgacatctgtaacctccactgccacagtgattgttaaggcatttgtgggaggcatggagacgatagcatcatttgaaggcacatgtgaagcagttgattggccagttcctgtaaatgaccacaaaaCAGGATCTTCACAGATGATAACCTTCTCTCTAACCCACACACTCTACGGCCGTATACGAGCAAAGCTGAGGGACCTTTTAACTCTATCCACTCGAGAAGAAGGTGTGGCTAAGGATGCTTCTCTTCGGGAGTCTTCAGACACCCTGGAAAAGGCAACTGTTTCAACTGTTGAGGTCCAGTTACCCAGCACCGAACTTAGTAGAGTTCCCAGAGAGAGCCAACcaataccagctctctgtctctccaatctggataccagtactcaagaagttcttagcagtgttttttccatctacaagtcagttatcaaaagtggagagtaa